Proteins encoded together in one Ralstonia insidiosa window:
- a CDS encoding mechanosensitive ion channel family protein produces MENLHAYLDPILWGTFSRFAISLCTALLILLGGWWLSKLTGRWLSRLMNRQAKLDATLAPILCDISVWGIRILAVIGALSRLGIETTSIIAVLGAAGLAIGLALQGTLQNIAAGIMLLALRPFRVDDYIEGGGGQVAGTVEEVGLFMTRLAKPDGICEYVPNSALWSNSVRNYTRNPTRRLDLETEVSLHDDIAGAIEALKALAASEPLVLPDPAPMAMVMRFDDSVAVLNLRVWAKTEHFWDMRWKLAQQVRTTLKDARCTLPVRMRELHIVHDATQDAGKTPTPRNGEALAQR; encoded by the coding sequence ATGGAAAACCTTCACGCTTACCTTGATCCCATCCTTTGGGGCACCTTCAGCCGCTTCGCAATCAGCCTGTGTACTGCGCTGCTGATTCTTCTCGGCGGCTGGTGGTTGTCAAAACTCACCGGCCGTTGGCTGAGCCGGCTGATGAACCGCCAGGCCAAGCTTGATGCCACGCTTGCGCCCATCCTCTGCGACATCAGCGTCTGGGGCATCCGCATTCTGGCCGTCATCGGAGCGCTGTCCCGGCTCGGTATTGAAACGACTAGCATTATTGCGGTGCTGGGCGCAGCGGGTCTTGCCATTGGCCTGGCCTTGCAAGGCACGCTTCAGAACATTGCCGCGGGCATCATGCTGCTGGCGCTGCGCCCGTTTCGGGTGGATGACTACATTGAAGGCGGTGGTGGCCAGGTGGCCGGTACTGTGGAAGAAGTCGGCCTGTTCATGACCCGTCTGGCCAAGCCGGATGGCATTTGCGAATACGTGCCAAACAGCGCGCTGTGGAGCAACTCGGTGCGCAATTACACGCGCAACCCGACTCGCCGGCTGGACCTGGAAACCGAGGTGTCGCTGCACGACGACATTGCAGGCGCGATCGAGGCGCTCAAGGCGCTGGCCGCCAGCGAGCCGCTGGTGCTGCCGGATCCCGCCCCCATGGCGATGGTCATGCGCTTTGACGACAGCGTGGCGGTGCTGAACTTGCGCGTCTGGGCCAAGACGGAGCACTTCTGGGACATGCGCTGGAAGCTGGCGCAGCAAGTTCGTACGACCCTGAAGGACGCGCGCTGCACCCTGCCCGTCCGCATGCGCGAGCTCCATATCGTGCATGACGC